In one window of Helianthus annuus cultivar XRQ/B chromosome 17, HanXRQr2.0-SUNRISE, whole genome shotgun sequence DNA:
- the LOC110920890 gene encoding glycine--tRNA ligase, mitochondrial 1, with translation MRSYPATVSSLIHHCTFSVLRRTLSLRSPATVTTPMANGSTTATEDSLRRALADKQSTIDARGSAIRQLKSSGASKSEIDEAVKALNNLKLEKTSIENQLKASISGDSGTSRDAFRQAVVNTLERRLFYIPSFKIYRGVAGLYDYGPPGCAVKSNVLAFWRQHFVLEEDMLEVDCPCVTPEVVLKASGHVDKFTDLMVKDEKTGNCYRADHLLKDYCKDKLENDLAMSADKAAELKHVLAVLDDLSGEQLGAKIKEYGIVAPDTKNPLSDPYPFNLMFQTQIGPSGASTGYMRPETAQGIFVNFKDLYYYNGNKLPFAAAQIGQAFRNEISPRQGLLRVREFTLAEIEHFVDPDDKSHPKYSEVKDLKFLMFPRDEQMSGQSAKVLCLGEAVSKGIVNNQTLAYFIGRVYLFLTRLGIDEKRLRFRQHLPNEMAHYAADCWDAEIESSYGWIECVGIADRSAYDLRAHTDKSNVALVAQEKFAAPKEVEKLVITPSKKELGLAFKGSQKMVAEALEAMDEKEAMDMKAALETKGEVQFEVCTLEKTVAIKKNMVSISKEIKKEHQRTFTPSVIEPSFGIGRIIYCLYEHSFYMRPSKAGDEQLNVFRFPPLVAPIKCTVFPLVQNQQYEEVAKQISRSLTAAGISNKKDITGTSIGKRYARTDELGVPFAVTVDSTSSVTIRERDSKDQIRVNVDEVAAVIKDVSEGRCKWNDILQKYPAHTSASADE, from the exons ATGCGTTCTTATCCCGCAACCGTATCATCACTCATCCACCACTGCACATTCTCCGTACTCCGCCGCACACTCTCTCTCCGATCACCGGCCACCGTAACCACACCGATGGCCAACGgctccaccaccgccaccgaGGACTCACTCCGACGAGCTCTCGCCGACAAGCAATCCACAATCGATGCTCGTGGCAGCGCCATACGTCAATTGAAGAGTTCCGGAGCTTCGAAATCGGAGATCGATGAAGCGGTTAAAGCGTTGAATAATTTGAAACTTGAGAAAACGTCAATTGAGAATCAACTGAAGGCTTCGATTTCCGGTGATTCTGGTACTAGTAGAGATGCGTTTCGTCAGGCGGTTGTTAATACGCTTGAACGAAGATTGTTTTATATTCCGTCGTTTAAGATTTATAGAGGTGTTGCTGGTTTGTATGATTACGGTCCTCCTGGTTGCGCCGTTAAGTCTAACGTCCTTGCGTTCTGGCGTCAG CATTTTGTGCTGGAAGAGGATATGCTAGAAGTTGACTGTCCTTGTGTGACCCCTGAGGTCGTCTTGAAAGCTTCTGGTCATGTTGATAAGTTTACCGACCTTATGGTTAAAGACGAGAAGACCGGTAATTGCTACAGAGCTGACCACCTTCTTAAAGATTATTGCAAGGATAAACTTGAGAATGATTTGGCTATGAGCGCTGACAAGGCAGCTGAATTAAAACACGTTCTTGCGGTTCTTGATGATCTCTCTGGTGAACAACTTGGGGCCAAGATCAAGGAATACGGTATAGTGGCACCAGATACTAAGAATCCTCTTTCAGATCCTTATCCGTTTAACCTCATGTTTCAGACTCAAATTGGTCCATCTGGCGCAAGCACTGG GTACATGCGCCCTGAAACGGCACAAGGCATATTTGTTAACTTCAAAGACTTGTACTATTACAATGGAAACAAGCTTCCCTTTGCTGCTGCTCAAATTGGTCAAGCTTTCAGAAATGAG ATCTCACCTAGACAAGGTCTTCTACGTGTCCGCGAATTCACTCTTGCGGAAATAGAGCATTTTGTGGACCCCGATGACAAGTCACATCCAAAGTATTCTGAAGTTAAAGACCTAAAATTTCTGATGTTCCCAAGGGATGAACAAATGTCAGGCCAATCtgcaaaagtactttgtctcggTGAAGCAGTTTCTAAG GGGATTGTGAATAATCAAACACTTGCATACTTCATTGGGAGAGTATATCTGTTTTTGACACGGTTAGGGATAGATGAAAAACGATTGCGATTTAGGCAGCATCTTCCAAATGAGATGGCTCACTATGCTGCAGACTGTTGGGATGCTGAAATCGAGTCTTCTTATGGCTGGATTGAGTGTGTTGGGATTGCTGATAGATCTGCATATGATCTGCGTGCACACACT GACAAAAGTAATGTAGCTCTTGTAGCTCAAGAGAAATTTGCCGCACCAAAAGAAGTAGAG AAACTGGTTATTACACCTTCTAAGAAGGAACTTGGCCTTGCATTTAAGGGTAGTCAAAAGATGGTGGCTGAAGCACTTGAG GCGATGGACGAAAAAGAGGCAATGGACATGAAGGCGGCTTTAGAAACCAAAGGGGAAGTACAATTTGAAGTTTGTACTCTTGAGAAAACAGTTGCAATAAAGAAGAACATGGTGTCAATTTCAAAAGAAATAAAGAAAGAACATCAAAGAACATTTACACCTTCTGTGATCGAACCATCTTTTGGCATTGGAAGAATCATCTATTGTCTCTATGAACACTCTTTTTACATGAGACCAAGCAAAGCTGGGGATGAACAGTTGAACGTTTTCCGTTTCCCTCCTCTTGTGGCCCCCATCAAATGTACTGTTTTCCCATTGGTTCAAAACCAGCAATACGAGGAAGTCGCCAAACAGATTTCTAGATCTTTGACTGCAGCTGGGATTTCAAACAAGAAAGATATTACAG GTACATCAATAGGAAAAAGATATGCGAGAACAGATGAACTTGGTGTGCCATTTGCTGTAACTGTGGACTCCACATCATCAGTGACAATTCGTGAGCGTGACAGCAAGGATCAAATCCGTGTGAACGTGGATGAGGTGGCAGCAGTGATAAAGGACGTATCCGAGGGGCGGTGCAAATGGAACGATATTTTACAGAAATACCCTGCTCACACTTCAGCTTCCGCAGATGAGTGA